From Endozoicomonas sp. 8E, the proteins below share one genomic window:
- a CDS encoding DEAD/DEAH box helicase: MSDDTTPTESMITFAELPLSPAVIKAVQDVGYETPSPIQAQSIPRILEGRDLLGLAQTGTGKTAAFALPMLSRLDMKANDPQVLVLTPTRELAIQVAEAFQRYARHMKGFHVLPVYGGQDMRGQLRGLKRGAHVIVGTPGRVMDHIRRESLKLDALKAVVLDEADEMLRMGFVDDIEWIMEQTPEERQVALFSATMPRQIRKIADTHLKNPATVEIKAKTATVDTITQKVCMVSGFHKLDALTRILEVEPFDAMIIFVRTKTATVELAEKLEARGFAAAALNGDMSQGLREKVVDRLKKGSLDILIATDVAARGLDVERMSHVVNYDIPYDTEAYVHRIGRTGRAGRQGVAILFATHRERRMLRAIEHATRQRIETMRLPSMRDVRDMRIRAFKEEVVKSLDMGEELDVFREIIAELQTEHALSHEDMAAVLCFMAQKDRPFPDGKEPERPQRERRDRGDRGDRADRGERGARPRRDRKEDNEGMVRYRVDVGRDQGITPGDLVGAIANESNISGKNIGHIRLFDTCSSVYLPEGVDASTLDALKNVKVRNKALDLKIWADDGRPDNNRPRRGRGRDGEGFRRDRDNRGGDRRQGSRRPRREA; this comes from the coding sequence ATGTCTGACGACACAACCCCTACTGAGTCAATGATTACTTTCGCTGAACTGCCTCTTTCCCCGGCAGTCATCAAGGCGGTACAGGATGTCGGTTATGAAACACCTTCTCCTATTCAGGCTCAGAGTATTCCCCGGATTCTAGAGGGCAGAGACCTACTGGGTCTGGCTCAGACCGGTACCGGCAAAACTGCCGCTTTTGCCCTGCCTATGCTTTCCAGGCTGGACATGAAGGCCAACGATCCTCAGGTTCTGGTGCTGACACCTACGCGCGAACTGGCCATTCAAGTGGCTGAAGCTTTCCAGCGTTACGCGCGTCATATGAAGGGCTTTCACGTACTGCCGGTTTACGGTGGTCAGGATATGCGTGGTCAGCTGAGAGGCCTCAAGCGTGGTGCTCATGTTATTGTGGGTACGCCGGGTCGCGTCATGGACCACATTCGCAGAGAGAGCCTCAAGCTGGATGCTTTGAAAGCAGTTGTTCTGGATGAAGCCGATGAAATGCTGCGCATGGGCTTTGTCGATGACATTGAATGGATCATGGAACAGACACCAGAAGAGCGTCAGGTGGCCCTGTTCTCTGCCACTATGCCCAGACAGATTCGCAAGATTGCCGATACGCACCTGAAGAATCCTGCCACTGTTGAGATCAAGGCGAAAACCGCCACTGTTGATACCATCACCCAGAAAGTCTGCATGGTCAGCGGTTTCCACAAACTGGACGCACTGACGCGTATCCTTGAAGTCGAACCTTTTGATGCCATGATAATCTTCGTGCGCACCAAAACCGCAACCGTAGAGCTGGCTGAAAAGCTCGAAGCCAGAGGCTTTGCTGCTGCCGCATTGAATGGTGACATGAGCCAGGGACTGCGTGAAAAAGTGGTAGATCGACTGAAGAAAGGCTCTCTCGATATTCTGATCGCTACAGATGTTGCAGCCCGTGGTCTTGACGTTGAGCGAATGTCTCACGTTGTAAACTATGACATTCCATATGATACAGAAGCTTATGTTCACCGTATTGGTCGTACTGGCCGTGCAGGTCGTCAGGGTGTAGCTATTCTGTTTGCTACGCACCGTGAGCGTCGTATGTTGCGTGCTATTGAACACGCCACTCGCCAGCGCATCGAGACCATGCGTTTGCCGTCCATGCGTGATGTTCGGGATATGCGCATCCGTGCCTTCAAGGAAGAAGTGGTGAAATCCCTGGACATGGGCGAAGAGCTGGATGTATTCCGTGAAATCATTGCTGAGCTGCAAACTGAACATGCTCTGAGCCACGAAGACATGGCCGCTGTTCTCTGCTTTATGGCCCAGAAAGATCGGCCATTCCCGGATGGTAAAGAGCCTGAGCGTCCACAGCGTGAGCGACGCGATCGTGGGGACAGAGGCGATCGCGCTGACCGGGGTGAGCGCGGTGCGCGTCCCCGTCGTGATCGTAAAGAAGATAATGAAGGCATGGTTCGTTACCGTGTTGATGTAGGTCGCGATCAGGGCATTACCCCCGGAGATCTGGTCGGTGCGATTGCCAACGAAAGTAATATTTCTGGCAAGAACATCGGTCACATTCGCCTGTTTGACACCTGCTCTTCCGTCTATCTGCCAGAAGGTGTGGATGCTTCCACTCTGGATGCTCTGAAAAACGTCAAGGTCCGCAACAAGGCTCTGGATCTGAAAATCTGGGCTGATGACGGTCGTCCTGATAATAACCGTCCCCGTCGTGGCCGTGGTCGTGATGGCGAAGGTTTCAGAAGAGATCGTGACAATCGTGGCGGGGACAGGCGTCAGGGTTCTCGCAGGCCTCGTCGTGAAGCATAA
- a CDS encoding SET domain-containing protein encodes MLYVAFSGSKGRGVFTRKKIERDTVIERCPVLELPPEDLEHIDQTAIFNYYFSWGETMDSAAIALGLGSIYNHSYTPNALYRYDMEDRVIEFIAIKKIRPNEEITINYNGSPNDQSPLWEGIQWEP; translated from the coding sequence ATGCTGTACGTAGCATTTTCTGGTTCGAAAGGGCGAGGCGTCTTCACACGTAAAAAGATTGAGCGAGATACGGTCATCGAGCGTTGCCCTGTTCTTGAATTGCCCCCTGAAGATCTTGAACACATTGATCAAACGGCGATATTCAACTACTACTTCTCTTGGGGTGAGACAATGGATTCAGCCGCTATTGCTTTGGGGCTGGGTTCAATTTACAACCACTCTTATACACCCAACGCACTCTATCGATATGATATGGAAGACCGGGTGATTGAGTTCATTGCCATTAAAAAAATTCGACCCAATGAAGAGATAACAATTAATTACAACGGCTCACCGAATGATCAATCACCACTTTGGGAAGGTATTCAATGGGAGCCTTGA